A stretch of Limanda limanda chromosome 7, fLimLim1.1, whole genome shotgun sequence DNA encodes these proteins:
- the acvr1ba gene encoding activin A receptor type 1Ba, whose amino-acid sequence MALRRLALTLLALAGLATLASALRCNCTNCEKTSFECETDGACMASTYNIEGNEQHVRICINRDNLVPPGQPFYCLSAEGLLNTHCCYEDYCNSIDLKVPVPTTRGDGSGSGGPWGPVELVAVIAGPVFLLCVLLMVGVFLFQYHQRAYSHRQRLEVEDPSCDHLYLAKDKTLQDLIYDMSTSGSGSGLPLFVQRTVARTIVLQEIIGKGRFGEVWRGKWRGGDVAVKIFSSREERSWFREAEIYQTIMLRHENILGFIAADNKDNGTWTQLWLVSDYHEHGSLFDYLNRYSVTIEGMIKLALSAASGLAHLHMEILGTQGKPGIAHRDLKSKNILVKKNGMCAIADLGLAVRHESITDTIDIAPNQRVGTKRYMAPEVLDETINMKHFDSFKCADIYALGLVYWEVARRCNTGGIHEEYQLPYYDLVPSDPSIEEMRKLVCDTKLRPNVPNWWQSYESLRVMGKIMRECWYANGAARLTALRIKKTLSQLSVEEDIKM is encoded by the exons ATGGCTCTGAGACGACTCGCCCTCACGCTGCTGGCCCTGGCCGGGCTGGCGACCCTCGCTAGCG CTCTGCGTTGTAACTGCACAAACTGTGAGAAGACGAGCTTCGAGTGTGAGACGGATGGCGCCTGCATGGCGTCCACGTACAACATCGAGGGGAACGAGCAACATGTACGCATCTGTATAAACCGGGACAACCTGGTCCCCCCTGGACAGCCCTTCTACTGCCTGAGTGCCGAAGGGCTGCTCAACACACATTGCTGCTATGAAGATTACTGCAACAGTATTGACCTGAAGGTTCCAG TCCCAACAACGAGGGGAGACGGGTCGGGGTCAGGAGGTCCCTGGGGGCCGGTGGAGCTGGTGGCGGTCATCGCAGGCCCGGTGTTCCTGCTCTGCGTGCTGCTGATGGTCGGAGTGTTCCTGTTCCAGTATCACCAGAGAGCCTACAGCCACAGGCagaggctggaggtggaggaccCCTCCTGTGACCATCTGTACTTGGCCAAGGACAAGACCCTGCAGGACCTCATCTATGACATGTCCACCTCCGGGTCCGGCTCTG GTTTGCCCCTGTTTGTGCAGCGGACGGTGGCCAGGACCATCGTACTGCAGGAGATAATAGGAAAGGGTCGTTTTGGTGAAGTGTGGAGGGGCAAGTGGCGAGGAGGAGACGTGGCGGTGAagatcttctcctccagagaGGAGCGCTCCTGGTTCAGAGAAGCCGAGATCTACCAGACAATCATGCTGCGGCACGAGAACATCCTCGGATTCATCGCAGCAGACAATAAAG ATAACGGCACTTGGACTCAGCTGTGGCTGGTGTCAGACTACCACGAGCACGGCTCCCTGTTCGACTACCTGAACCGCTACTCCGTCACCATCGAAGGAATGATCAAACTCGCCCTGTCCGCCGCCAGCGGCCTGGCTCACCTCCACATGGAGATCCTCGGCACTCAGG GTAAGCCGGGTATTGCTCACCGTGACCTCAAGTCTAAAAATATCCTGGTTAAGAAGAACGGCATGTGTGCTATAGCTGACCTCGGCCTGGCAGTCCGCCACGAGTCCATCACAGACACGATCGATATCGCACCGAACCAGCGCGTGGGCACCAAGAG GTATATGGCTCCAGAGGTTCTGGACGAAACCATCAACATGAAACACTTTGATTCCTTCAAGTGTGCCGACATCTATGCACTGGGGCTGGTGTACTGGGAAGTTGCGCGTCGCTGCAACACAGGAG GTATCCATGAGGAGTACCAGCTGCCCTACTACGACCTCGTGCCCTCTGACCCCTCCATAGAAGAGATGAGGAAGCTGGTGTGTGACACGAAGCTCAGGCCCAATGTGCCCAACTGGTGGCAGAGCTACGAG TCGCTGCGTGTGATGGGGAAGATCATGAGGGAGTGCTGGTACGCCAACGGCGCGGCCCGACTGACCGCCCTGCGCATCAAGAAGACTCTGTCCCAGCTCAGCGTGGAGGAGGACATCAAAATGTGA
- the acvrl1 gene encoding serine/threonine-protein kinase receptor R3, which produces MGSSALLTVVLVGAFLWISTTHAGAEDDGKLLCTCENEKGTCVNDTCRGDLCFYTWVQGYEERGCFSAVNYREQCLTSFDRFYVVCCKENHCNALATPPPDIDGITTTTTPPEFARPELWITVSVLLLIVAAGVCGLVLFLRCQHARCRRRNAEDQDVTMLKVPNGDDPTYNDIFDEFCTSGSGTGLPYLVQRTMARQISLAECVGKGRYGEVWRGTWMGESVAVKIFSSRDEQSWFRETEIYNTVQLRHDNILGFIASDMTSKNSSTQLWLVTHFHELGSLYDFLQYSSLEPESCLRMCLSVACGLVHLHTEIVSSQEKPAIAHRDLKSRNILVKRNGQCCIADLGLAVIHSQSHDYLDVGNNPRVGTKRYMAPEVLDETIRMDVFESYKQTDIWALGLVFWEISRRTNVNGIVEEYRPPFYDMVPTDPSFEEMKKVVCVDQQKPSLHNRLHSHPILSAIVKIMKECWYQSPPARLTALRVRKTLSKLDHDSDFSIEKLKRDI; this is translated from the exons ATGGGAAGCTCTGCTCTACTCACAGTGGTGTTAGTTGGAGCGTTCCTGTGGATCTCTACCACGCATGCAG GCGCCGAAGACGACGGGAAGCTGCTGTGTACATGCGAGAACGAAAAAGGCACATGCGTGAACGACACCTGCAGAGGAGACCTGTGTTTCTACACCTGGGTGCAGGGCTACGAGGAGAGAGGCTGTTTCTCCGCAGTGAACTACAGGGAGCAGTGCCTCACCTCCTTTGACCGGTTCTATGTCGTCTGCTGCAAAGAGAACCACTGCAATGCCTTGGCCACACCACCTCCAGATATTG atggaataacaacaacaacaacgccCCCAGAATTCGCTCGCCCAGAGCTGTGGATCACTGTGTCCGTGCTGCTGTTGATCGTGGCTGCCGGCGTGTGTGGCCTGGTTCTGTTCCTGCGCTGCCAACATGCTCGCTGCAGACGGAGAAATGCTGAAGACCAGGATGTCACCATGCTCAAGGTCCCTAATGGAGATGACCCCACATACAAC GATATATTCGATGAGTTCTGTACATCGGGCAGTGGCACAGGGCTGCCTTATCTGGTTCAAAGGACCATGGCCAGACAAATCTCACTTGCCGAGTGTGTCG GTAAAGGCCGGTATGGGGAGGTGTGGAGGGGAACCTGGATGGGGGAGAGTGTGGCTGTAAagatcttctcctccagagaCGAGCAGTCCTggttcagagagacagagatttacAACACTGTGCAGCTGCGGCACGACAACATCCTGG GTTTCATAGCCTCTGACATGACATCGAAAAATTCCAGCACCCAGCTGTGGCTCGTCACTCACTTTCATGAGCTGGGTTCACTCTACGACTTCCTGCAGTACAGCAGCTTGGAGCCAGAGAGCTGCCTGAGGATGTGCCTGTCTGTGGCCTGTGGCCTGGTCCACCTCCACACGGAGATCGTCAGCTCCCAGGAAAAGCCGGCTATCGCCCACCGAGACCTGAAAAGCAGAAACATCCTGGTGAAGCGGAACGGCCAGTGCTGCATTGCTGATCTCG GTTTGGCTGTGATACACTCTCAGTCCCATGACTACCTCGATGTGGGGAACAACCCTCGTGTTGGGACCAAGCGCTACATGGCCCCTGAGGTGCTGGACGAGACTATTCGAATGGACGTTTTTGAATCTTACAAGCAAACTGACATCTGGGCCCTGGGCCTGGTCTTCTGGGAAATTTCCCGCCGGACCAATGTCAATG GAATCGTCGAAGAGTATCGTCCTCCCTTCTATGACATGGTGCCTACAGATCCCAGCTTTGAGGAGATGAAGAAGGTGGTGTGTGTGGACCAGCAGAAGCCCAGTCTGCACAACAGGCTCCATTCCCATCCA ATTCTCTCAGCCATTGTGAAGATCATGAAGGAGTGTTGGTACCAGAGCCCTCCAGCTCGCCTCACGGCGCTGCGGGTGAGGAAGACGCTCTCCAAACTGGATCATGACAGTGACTTCAGCATCGAAAAACTCAAGCGGGACATCTAG